CCTTCCCCGCCGGGACGCTGTCCGGCGCGCCGAAGCCCCGTGCCATCGCCCTCATCGACGAGCTGGAGCCCGCGTCGCGCGGCATCTACGGCGGGACCTGCGGCTACCTCGACTTCGGCGGCAACATGGACATGGCCATCGCGATCCGCACCGCGTTCCTCCGCGACGGCCGGGCGTCCGTCCAGGCCGGCGGCGGGATCGTCGCCGACTCCGTGCCGGCGCTGGAGTACGCCGAGTCCCGCAACAAGGCCGCGGCCGCGGTCCGTGCCGTGCAGCTCGCCGCCCGCTTCGCCGACCTGGGGGACGCATGAGCCCCGCGATCCGCACCCGGTCCCGGGCCGTCGTCGCGCTGCTGGCGCTGGGCGGGGCCGCGTTCGCGGTCTCCGCGCCGGTCTGGTTGCGCACCACCGTCTCCACCGCGCTGGAGCCGCAGGTCGCGATCGAGGTGGCCGGGACGACGGCCGCCCCCGCGGTGAGCGCCGCCGCGTTCGTCACGCTCGCCTGCGCCCTCGCCACCACGCTCGCCGGGGCCGTCGCCCGCCGGGTGGCCCTCGCCGTCGCCCTCCTCGGCGGCCTCGCGGTCGGGGGCGGGGCCGCAGCCGTCCTCCTCGATCCCGAGGGCCCGGCGGTGGCCGCCGCGGCCGACGCCGCCGGGGTCACCACCCTCACCTCGTCCGTGACCGTGACCGCGTGGCCCTGGTTCACCCTCGTCGTCGGCCTCGCGATCGTCCTGGTCGCCGTCGCCTCGTTCCTGGGCGCGTCGTCGTGGCAGGCCTCCGGCGGTCGGCACGAGCGGGCCGGCGCGGCACCGGGCCCCGTCGTCGCGGACGAGCCGGACGCGCAGTCCGACTGGGACGCCCTGTCCGGGGGGACCGACCCGTCCGCGGACCGGTAGTGTTTGACCGAGCATCACGTGACCGAAAGGCCTGAGACACCCATGACCGAGAACCGCACCGCCGAGCCGTCGTACCTGCCGGAGGCGGTCCCGCCCACCAACCACGGGCACACCGTCGCCGCCTGGACGGCCATGATCGGAGTGATCCTGGGTGCGCTGGTGTCCTCGGTCGGCGTCCTGCCGGGCGTGCCGTTCGTCCTGTTCTGGGTCGGCCTGGCGATCGCCGTCGCCGCGCTGGTCGTCGGGCTCGTGCTGCGCAACATGGGCTACGGCCAGCCCAAGGCAGGCGTGGTGCCGAAGCGCACCGGCTCCGGCCACTGATCCGTCCGCACGACGCCCGCACCCCGCCCGGGGTGCGGGCGTCGTGCCGTTCCCGGCGGGTCCTGCGTCACGGAGCCATAACGATCCGGGCGGTGCCCGGACGTGATCCGCGCCACGCCACCGCGGACGCGTCTCGCACCTCGGGCGGTGGTCATCCGCTGGTCGAACCGGGCCTACGATGGCAGGACACGACCGGGGGAGGGGAGACGCATGACAGTCCTGGAGGACATCGTCGCGGGTGTGCGCGAGGACCTTGCCGTGCGCCAGGCGCGCACCTCGCTCGACGAGCTCAAGGAACGCGCCGCCAAGGTGCCGGGCGCGCTCGAGTGCTGCAGCACGCTGCTGTCGGCGGACAAGGTCTCGGTCATCGCCGAGGTCAAGAGGTCCAGCCCGTCGAAGGGCGACCTCGCGCCGATCACCGACCCCGCCGCCCTCGCCGCGGAGTACGCGGCCGGCGGGGCCAGCGTCATCTCGGTGCTCACCGAGCAGCGGCGGTTCGGCGGCAGCCTCGCCGACCTCGACGCGGTCCGCGCCCGGGTCGACGTGCCCGTGCTGCGCAAGGACTTCGTCGTCACGCCGTACCAGGTGTGGGAGGCGCGCGCCCACGGCGCGGACGTCGTCCTGCTCATCGTGGCGGCGCTCGAGCAGACCGTGCTGACCTCCCTCGTGGAGCGTGTCCACTCGCTGGGCATGACCGCGCTGGTCGAGGCGCACACGGCCGACGAGGTGCGCCGCGCGCTCGACGCGGGTGCGCGCGTGGTGGGCGTCAACGCCCGCGACCTGAAGACCCTCGAGGTCGACCGTGGGACCTTCGCGCGCCTGGCCCCCCTCATCCCGGACGACGTCGTGCGCGTCGCCGAGTCCGGCGTGCGCGGGCCCCACGACGTGCTCGAGTACGCCCGGGCCGGCGCCCACGCCGTGCTCGTCGGCGAGGCCCTCGTGACCGACGGCGCCCCGCGCCGGTCCGTCGCCGACCTCGTCGCCGCCGGTGCGCACCCCTCGCTGTGGTCGGTCCGTCCCGCCGCCCAGCCCTGACGGGGACCGCCCCGCACCCTGACCCCCCCGAGAGCCGACCCCCGAGGAGCGACCGTGCCTGACCAGCCCGTGCGCGACGCGCTGACCGAGACCCTGGCGAGCCAGGTGGCCGGACGACTCGCCGACGTCCAGGGCCCGTACTTCGGGCAGTTCGGCGGCCGATACGTCCCCGAGGCGCTCATCGCCGCGCTCGACGAGCTCGAGACAGAGTTCCGCAAGGCGCAGGGTGACCCCGGCTTCGCCGCCGAGCTCACCCGTCTGCACCGTGACTACACGGGCCGTCCCTCGCCGCTGACCGAGGTGCCGCGCTTCGCCGCCCACACGGGCGGCGCCCTGCAGGACGTCCGCGTCTTCCTCAAGCGCGAGGACCTCAACCACACGGGCTCGCACAAGATCAACAACGTGCTCGGCCAGGCCCTGCTGGTCAGGCGGATGGGCAAGAAGCGGGTCATCGCGGAGACCGGCGCCGGCCAGCACGGGGTGGCCACCGCCACCGCGGCCGCCCTGCTCGGCCTCGAGTGCGTCGTGTACATGGGCGAGGAGGACACGCGCCGCCAGGCCCTCAACGTCGCCCGCATGGAGCTGCTCGGCGCCACCGTCGTGCCCGTCGCGATCGGCACGCGCACGCTCAAGGACGCCATCAACGAGGCGCTGCGCGACTGGGTGACGAACGTCGACGACACCCACTACCTGCTCGGCACCGTCACCGGCCCGCACCCGTTCCCCGAGATGGTCCGCGAGTTCCACCGGATCATCGGCGAGGAGGCGCGCGAGCAGGTGCTCGACCGCATCGGCCGCCTGCCGGACGTCGTGGCGGCCTGCGTCGGTGGCGGCTCCAACGCGCTCGGGCTGTTCAACGCGTTCCTCGACGACGAGGGCGTCGAGCTGTACGGGTTCGAGGCCGGCGGCGACGGCGTCGACTCCGGCCGCCACGCCGCCCGGTTCTCCGGCGGCGCCCCCGGCGTCCTGCACGGCGCGCGGTCCTACCTGCTCCAGGACGACGACGGCCAGACGCGGCCCAGCCACTCCGTGTCCGCCGGGCTCGACTACCCGAGCGTGGGACCCGCGCACTCGTGGCTGCACGACCTCGGCCGGGCCACCTACGAGCCCGTGACGGACACCGAGGCGATGGACGCCTTCCGCCTGCTGTGCCGCACCGAGGGCATCATCCCCGCCATCGAGTCGGCGCACGCGCTGGCCGGTGCGCTGCGCGTCGGGCGCCGGCTCGTCGCCGAGGGCCGCACCGACCAGGTCGTGCTGGTGAACCTCTCCGGGCGCGGTGACAAGGACGTGGCCACGGCCGCACGATGGTTCGGCCTGCTGCCGGACGCGGAGGAGGACCGGTGAGCACCACGACGACCTCGCGCACGGCGGCGCGGCTCGACGCCCTGCGCGCCGCGGGCCGTCCCGCGCTGGTGGGCTACCTCCCCGTCGGCTACCCCGACGTCGCACGGTCGGTCGAGGCCGTGACGGCCATGGTCGACGCCGGCGTGGACGTGGTCGAGATCGGCGTGCCCTACACCGACCCCGTCATGGACGGCCCCGTCATCCAGGAGGCCGCCGAGGCCGCGCTGCTGGCGGGCACCCGCGTGCGGGACGTGCTGCAGGTCGTGGAGGCCGTGGCCGACCGGTCCGGGGGCACGGTGCCGTCGCTGGTGATGTCGTACTACAACCCGGTGCTGCGGTACGGGGTCGCGGCGTTCGCGCGCGACCTGGCCGCGGCGGGCGGCGCGGGCATGATCACGCCCGACCTCATCCCCGACGAGGCCGGCGAGTGGGTCGCCGCCGCCGACGAGCACGACCTGGACAAGGTCTTCCTCGTGGCGCCGAGCTCCACCCCGGAGCGCCTCCAGCTGACCGCGCGGGCCTCGCGCGGGTTCGTGTACGCGTCCTCCACGATGGGTGTCACCGGTGCCCGGGCGGCCGTCGGCCGTCGGGCCGAGCAGCTCGTCGCGGACACGCGCGCCGCCGGGGCCGAGCACGTGTGCGTCGGCATCGGCGTCACGACCGGCGACCACGCGGCCGAGGTCGGCCGTTACGCGGACGGCGTCATCGTCGGCTCCGCCCTGGTGCGCACCCTGCTGGGCGACGCCCCGTGGTCGGCGCGCCTCGACGCCCTGGGTAAGGTGACCGCCGAGCTCGCCGCCGGTGTGGCGCGGGCCCGGACCACCACCCCCGGAGGACCTGCGTGACCACCGCCGCCCGGATCGCCACGTCGATCCCCAGCCCCGACGAGTCCGTCTGGCACCTCGGCCCCGTGCCGCTGCGCGCCTACGCGCTGGCGATCCTCGCGGGGATCGTCGTCGCCGTGTGGATGACCACCAAGCGGTGGGTCGCGCGCGGCGGCGAGGCTGACGACGTCCTGGACATCGCCTTCTGGGCCGTCCCGTTCGGCATCGTCGGCGGCCGGCTCTACCACGTCTTCTCCACGCCCGACCCCTACTTCGGCGAGGGCGGCGACCCGGTCAAGGCCCTCTACATCTGGCAGGGCGGCCTCGGCATCTGGGGCGCCGTCGCGCTCGGCGCGGTCGGCGCGTGGATCGGCTGCCGCCGCAAGGGCGTCCGCCTCAGCTCCTTCGCCGACGCGCTCGCCCCCGGCCTGCTCGTCGCCCAGGCGATCGGTCGCCTCGGCAACTGGTTCAACCAGGAGCTGTTCGGGGCACCGACCACGCTCCCGTGGGGCCTCGAGATCGACCCCGACGTCATCGAGCAGCTCAACGCCGCCACCGGCACGTCGTTCGCCGCGGGCACCCTGTTCCACCCGACGTTCCTGTACGAGATGCTCTGGAACCTCGGGGCGGCAGCCCTCCTGATCTGGCTCGACCGTCGGTACAGACTCGGTCATGGGAGGGTATTCTGGGCCTACGTCGCGCTCTACACCCTTGGCCGGGTGTGGATCGAGATGCTCCGCATCGACACCGCCGAGGTGGTGCTCGGTCTGCGGCTGAACGTGTGGACGTCGATCGTGCTGGGGCTGCTCGCCCTGGTCGCGTTCGTCGTCATCGGACGGCTGCGCCCGGGCCGCGAGGACGGTGTGGCGCTGCCTGGTCGCGAACCCCGTGACCAGGACGCCGTCGAGGCGGCGACCGAGACCGACGACGCTCCCCGAGGAACGGACGCGTCCGACCCCGAGGGCGCCACCGACACGACCGCCACGGGAACGCGGGCCACCGGGACCGACCAGGACCCGGCACCGCACGCCTGACGTCGGCGAACCGGGTCACCCCCCGGACTCACCGCGTCGAGCATTCCGACGGGCCGACGACGTCCCGAACCACCATGCAAGAAGCAGACGCGCCCGCACGCGGGCGCACAGGAGGACGGTGTTGATGACCACGCCGCAGCACTGGGTCGCGCCCCCCGCGGCGCAGGGCCTCTACGACCCCGCGTCCGAGCACGACGCCTGCGGTGTCGCCTTCGTGGCGACCCTGCGCGGGACGCCCGGCCGCGACATCGTCGATGCGGGCCTGACCGCCCTGCTCAACCTGGACCACCGCGGTGCGGTGGGCGCCGAGGAGAACAGCGGCGACGGCGCGGGGATCCTCACGCAGATCCCCGACGCGTTCGTCCGCGACGTCGTGGACGCGGAGCTCCCGCCCGCGGGCCGGTACGCCATCGGGATGGCGTTCCTGCCGCAGGACCCGGCCGAGGCCGACGCGCTGGCCCGCCGGTTCGAGGCCATCGCCGTCGAGGAGAAGCTCGACGTGCTCGCCTGGCGCGACGTCCCCGTGACCGCCGACCTCGTCGGCCCGACCGCGCGCGCGTCGATGCCGACGTTCCGCCAGGTCGTCGTCGCGGACCCCGAGCGCGAGCTCGCCGGCCTCGACCTGGACCGGCGCACGTACCGGCTGCGCAAGCGCGCCGAGCACGAGCTGGACCTGTTCTTCGCGTCGCTCTCGGCGCGCACGGTGACCTACAAGGGCATGCTGACCACGGCCCAGCTGGAGCCGTTCTTCCCGGACCTGTCCGACCCGCGCTACGCGTCCGAGATCGCGCTGGTCCACTCCCGGTTCTCGACCAACACGTTCCCCTCGTGGCCGCTCGCCCAGCCGTTCCGCCTCATCGCGCACAACGGCGAGATCAACACGGTCAAGGGCAACCGCAACTGGATGGCCGCCCGCGAGGGCACGCTCTCCAGCGACGTGCTCGGGGACCTCGCGCCGCTCCTGCCGGTGTGCAGCGAGGGCTCCAGCGACTCGGCGAGCTTCGACGAGGTGCTCGAGCTGCTGCACCTGTCGGGCCGGTCGCTGCCGCACTCGGTGCTCATGATGGTCCCCGAGGCGTGGGAGAACCACACCGAGATGGACCCCGCGCGCCGGGCGTTCTACCAGTACCACGCGAACCTCATCGAGCCGTGGGACGGCCCGGCCAACCTGACGTTCACCGACGGCACGCTCATCGGCGCGGTCCTGGACCGCAACGGCCTGCGTCCGGGCCGCTACTGGGTCACGGAGGACGGCCTGGTCGTCCTCGGGTCCGAGGCGGGCGTCCTCGACATCGACCCGGCGACGGTCGTGCGCAAGGGCCGCCTGGAGCCGGGCCGCATGTTCCTCGTCGACACGGCCCAGGGCCGCATCGTCGAGGACGACGAGATCAAGTCCCAGCTGGCCGCGCAGCGTCCCTACGGCGAGTGGATCGAGCAGAACTCGATCGCGCTCGAGTCGCTGCCCGAGCGCGAGCACGTCGCCCACTCGCCGGCGTCCGTGCAGCGCCGCCAGCGGGCCTTCGGGTACACCTCCGAGGAGCTCAAGGTCATCCTCACGCCGATGGCGAACACGGGCGCCGAGCCGCTCGGCGCCATGGGCTCGGACACGCCCGTGGCCGTGCTGTCGAACCGGCCGCGGCTGCTGTTCGACTACTTCACGCAGATGTTCGCCCAGGTGACCAACCCGCCGCTCGACGCGATCCGCGAGGAGCTCGTCACGTCGATCGGCGGCGCGATCGGCCCGGAGCCGAACCTGCTGTCGGACACCCCGCTGCACGCCCGCAAGCTGCTGCTGCCGTTCCCCGTGCTCGACAACGACGAGCTCGCCAAGATCGTGCGCATCGACCGCGACGCGCGGCTCGAGGGCGAGTTCCGCGCCGTCATCGTGCGCGGCCTCTACGACGTGTCCGGGGGCGGTCGTGCCCTGCAGGAGCGCCTGCAGGAGATCTTCGCCCAGGTCGACGCGGCCATCGAGGACGGCGCGACGCACATCGTCCTGTCGGACCGCGACTCGGACGCCGAGCGCGCCCCGATCCCGTCGCTGCTGCTCACCAGCGCCGTGCACCACCACCTGCTGCGCCGGCAGACCCGCACGCGGATCTCGCTGCTCGTCGAGGCCGGCGACGTGCGCGAGGTGCACCACGTCGCGCTGCTCATCGGCTACGGCGCCGCCGCGGTGAACCCGTACCTGGCCATGGAGACGGTCGAGGACCTGGCCCGTCGCGGCTACCTCGAGGTCGCGCCCGAGACGGCCGTGAAGAACCTCATCAAGGCGCTCGGCAAGGGCGTCCTCAAGGTGATGTCCAAGATGGGCATCTCCACGATCATGTCGTACCGCGGCGCGCAGGTCTTCGAGGCCGTCGGGCTGTCGCACGAGCTGGTCGAGGACTACTTCACGGGCACGACGAGCCGCCTGGCCGGCATCGGCCTGGACGTCCTGGCCGCCGAGACCGCGGCCCGGCACACCGAGGCCTACCCGGCCTCGGGCAACCACGCCCCGCACGAGCGCCTCACCACCGGTGGCGAGTACCAGTGGCGCCGCGACGGCGAGGAGCACCTGTTCGACCCGGAGACGGTGTTCCGCCTCCAGCACGCGACCCGGTCGGGGCGGATGGACATCTTCCGCCAGTACACGCACCGTGTCGACGAGCAGTCGGAGCGCCTCATGACGCTGCGCGGCCTGCTGCGCTTCGCCGAGGGCCGCGAGCCGGTGCCGCTGGACGAGGTCGAGCCCGTCAGCGAGATCGTCAAGCGGTTCAACACCGGTGCGATGTCCTACGGTGCGATCAGCCAGGAGATGCACGAGACCCTCGCGGTCGCGATGAACCAGCTCGACGGGCGGTCCAACTCCGGCGAGGGCGGCGAGGACCCCGAGCGCCTCTACGACCCGCAGCGTCGTTCGCGCGTCAAGCAGATCGCCTCGGGCCGGTTCGGCGTCACCAGCGAGTACCTGACGCAGGCCGACGACATCCAGCTCAAGCTCGCGCAGGGCGCCAAGCCCGGCGAGGGCGGCCAGCTGCCCGGCCCGAAGGTCTACCCGTGGGTGGCCCGCACCCGGCACTCGACGCCGGGCGTCGGCCTCATCTCGCCGCCGCCGCACCACGACATCTACTCGATCGAAGACCTGGCGCAGCTCATCCACGACGCCAAGAACGCGAACCCGAGCGCCCGGATCCACGTCAAGCTCGTCTCCGAGTTCGGCGTCGGCACGGTCGCCACGGGCGTGTCGAAGGCGCACGCGGACGTCGTCCTCATCTCGGGCCACGACGGCGGCACGGGCGCGAGCCCGCTGACGTCGC
This Isoptericola jiangsuensis DNA region includes the following protein-coding sequences:
- a CDS encoding Trp biosynthesis-associated membrane protein, translating into MSPAIRTRSRAVVALLALGGAAFAVSAPVWLRTTVSTALEPQVAIEVAGTTAAPAVSAAAFVTLACALATTLAGAVARRVALAVALLGGLAVGGGAAAVLLDPEGPAVAAAADAAGVTTLTSSVTVTAWPWFTLVVGLAIVLVAVASFLGASSWQASGGRHERAGAAPGPVVADEPDAQSDWDALSGGTDPSADR
- a CDS encoding HGxxPAAW family protein, whose translation is MTENRTAEPSYLPEAVPPTNHGHTVAAWTAMIGVILGALVSSVGVLPGVPFVLFWVGLAIAVAALVVGLVLRNMGYGQPKAGVVPKRTGSGH
- the trpC gene encoding indole-3-glycerol phosphate synthase TrpC yields the protein MTVLEDIVAGVREDLAVRQARTSLDELKERAAKVPGALECCSTLLSADKVSVIAEVKRSSPSKGDLAPITDPAALAAEYAAGGASVISVLTEQRRFGGSLADLDAVRARVDVPVLRKDFVVTPYQVWEARAHGADVVLLIVAALEQTVLTSLVERVHSLGMTALVEAHTADEVRRALDAGARVVGVNARDLKTLEVDRGTFARLAPLIPDDVVRVAESGVRGPHDVLEYARAGAHAVLVGEALVTDGAPRRSVADLVAAGAHPSLWSVRPAAQP
- the trpB gene encoding tryptophan synthase subunit beta, which produces MPDQPVRDALTETLASQVAGRLADVQGPYFGQFGGRYVPEALIAALDELETEFRKAQGDPGFAAELTRLHRDYTGRPSPLTEVPRFAAHTGGALQDVRVFLKREDLNHTGSHKINNVLGQALLVRRMGKKRVIAETGAGQHGVATATAAALLGLECVVYMGEEDTRRQALNVARMELLGATVVPVAIGTRTLKDAINEALRDWVTNVDDTHYLLGTVTGPHPFPEMVREFHRIIGEEAREQVLDRIGRLPDVVAACVGGGSNALGLFNAFLDDEGVELYGFEAGGDGVDSGRHAARFSGGAPGVLHGARSYLLQDDDGQTRPSHSVSAGLDYPSVGPAHSWLHDLGRATYEPVTDTEAMDAFRLLCRTEGIIPAIESAHALAGALRVGRRLVAEGRTDQVVLVNLSGRGDKDVATAARWFGLLPDAEEDR
- the trpA gene encoding tryptophan synthase subunit alpha translates to MVRPAAGRGGGPVSTTTTSRTAARLDALRAAGRPALVGYLPVGYPDVARSVEAVTAMVDAGVDVVEIGVPYTDPVMDGPVIQEAAEAALLAGTRVRDVLQVVEAVADRSGGTVPSLVMSYYNPVLRYGVAAFARDLAAAGGAGMITPDLIPDEAGEWVAAADEHDLDKVFLVAPSSTPERLQLTARASRGFVYASSTMGVTGARAAVGRRAEQLVADTRAAGAEHVCVGIGVTTGDHAAEVGRYADGVIVGSALVRTLLGDAPWSARLDALGKVTAELAAGVARARTTTPGGPA
- the lgt gene encoding prolipoprotein diacylglyceryl transferase gives rise to the protein MTTAARIATSIPSPDESVWHLGPVPLRAYALAILAGIVVAVWMTTKRWVARGGEADDVLDIAFWAVPFGIVGGRLYHVFSTPDPYFGEGGDPVKALYIWQGGLGIWGAVALGAVGAWIGCRRKGVRLSSFADALAPGLLVAQAIGRLGNWFNQELFGAPTTLPWGLEIDPDVIEQLNAATGTSFAAGTLFHPTFLYEMLWNLGAAALLIWLDRRYRLGHGRVFWAYVALYTLGRVWIEMLRIDTAEVVLGLRLNVWTSIVLGLLALVAFVVIGRLRPGREDGVALPGREPRDQDAVEAATETDDAPRGTDASDPEGATDTTATGTRATGTDQDPAPHA
- the gltB gene encoding glutamate synthase large subunit — encoded protein: MTTPQHWVAPPAAQGLYDPASEHDACGVAFVATLRGTPGRDIVDAGLTALLNLDHRGAVGAEENSGDGAGILTQIPDAFVRDVVDAELPPAGRYAIGMAFLPQDPAEADALARRFEAIAVEEKLDVLAWRDVPVTADLVGPTARASMPTFRQVVVADPERELAGLDLDRRTYRLRKRAEHELDLFFASLSARTVTYKGMLTTAQLEPFFPDLSDPRYASEIALVHSRFSTNTFPSWPLAQPFRLIAHNGEINTVKGNRNWMAAREGTLSSDVLGDLAPLLPVCSEGSSDSASFDEVLELLHLSGRSLPHSVLMMVPEAWENHTEMDPARRAFYQYHANLIEPWDGPANLTFTDGTLIGAVLDRNGLRPGRYWVTEDGLVVLGSEAGVLDIDPATVVRKGRLEPGRMFLVDTAQGRIVEDDEIKSQLAAQRPYGEWIEQNSIALESLPEREHVAHSPASVQRRQRAFGYTSEELKVILTPMANTGAEPLGAMGSDTPVAVLSNRPRLLFDYFTQMFAQVTNPPLDAIREELVTSIGGAIGPEPNLLSDTPLHARKLLLPFPVLDNDELAKIVRIDRDARLEGEFRAVIVRGLYDVSGGGRALQERLQEIFAQVDAAIEDGATHIVLSDRDSDAERAPIPSLLLTSAVHHHLLRRQTRTRISLLVEAGDVREVHHVALLIGYGAAAVNPYLAMETVEDLARRGYLEVAPETAVKNLIKALGKGVLKVMSKMGISTIMSYRGAQVFEAVGLSHELVEDYFTGTTSRLAGIGLDVLAAETAARHTEAYPASGNHAPHERLTTGGEYQWRRDGEEHLFDPETVFRLQHATRSGRMDIFRQYTHRVDEQSERLMTLRGLLRFAEGREPVPLDEVEPVSEIVKRFNTGAMSYGAISQEMHETLAVAMNQLDGRSNSGEGGEDPERLYDPQRRSRVKQIASGRFGVTSEYLTQADDIQLKLAQGAKPGEGGQLPGPKVYPWVARTRHSTPGVGLISPPPHHDIYSIEDLAQLIHDAKNANPSARIHVKLVSEFGVGTVATGVSKAHADVVLISGHDGGTGASPLTSLKHAGTPWEIGLAETQQTLVLNNLRDRITVQVDGQMKTGRDVVVAALLGAEEFGFATAPMVVSGCIMMRVCHLDTCPVGVATQNPELRRRFTGSPEFVVNFFEFIATEVREHLAALGFRSIEEAVGQVQVLDTRDAVDHWKAQGLDLAPVLERIEPPAGSALYRTQAQDHGLDRALDQQLIAAAKPALEDARPVRMEFPVRNVNRTVGTMLGHEVTKRYRGEGLPDDTIEVVLTGSAGQSFGAFLPRGVTLRLFGDANDYVGKGLSGGRVVVRPDRAAVLEGAANVIAGNVIGYGATSGEVLLRGRVGERFGVRNSGATLVVEGVGDHGCEYMTGGEVLVLGPTGRNFGAGMSGGVAYVLDLRTAAMNSSSVASGELVVGALTDEDWSRVRELLERHAAETGSTVAAALLDDDGARARFSRVLPPAWANVRAALAEAEAAGTPLGEGEDFDPTLWERIMEVARG